In Lagenorhynchus albirostris chromosome 1, mLagAlb1.1, whole genome shotgun sequence, the sequence AGGAGATGAGGGTGGTGTGAGATGAGCTGGAGGGTAGAGGCTGTAAGATGACCAGGGTCCCATCAAGGATTTGGGTCTTCACCTTAATAGTCACCTGGAGTAACTATTACACCCCAAACATGCCCTGTGCCAGTGGGCAGTTGATAAGCATTTGATATGAATAACGCTGACTTCACTCAGCGAAGATGCACTAATAGGGATGGGGCGGGACTTGATACGGAGGAGACTCTTAACCTAATTTCACTGCTCCAATGCACAGCTATGAAGAGCCAGTCTCCACAGCTGATCTATGACTGCACCGTAGCAAGATTGTCTGGAAATGCCTCCAGATGGGGAAATGAGAtatgttgtttttcacttttcagaCTTGTATGTTTCTCTAGAGAAAACAGAAAGGGGAAATTTCAGAGATGCTGCTGGGCTTCCAAACTTTAGTATTTATACCTTATATTTCCCGgctttaaaaatctaaatctatctatctaatctatatatatccatatatagatatggatatctagagagaaagagagagagagttggtTTTGGTCAACATGGAAGTTTTATTCATCTCTCTTTTACCCCTTTCGTCCTTGTCTTCAATGCACATTAAAAAGCAACAACATAGAAAACAGAGCAAATATTTACATACTGTGTACATTAACAAGTGATGTTTCCTAATCGACTGTAGTTTTTAGCATGTTTCTTTAAATCATTTCACTTTATTATGaaagtaaatttatttgtaaaggaAGATATATATCATTATAAGAAATGGAAAACCTCTAACcttattggaaaaaatatatatactgacTAAAGTAAATAAGTTTTATCTGAGTATCATTTAAAATCATCTTGCATTCCCGGCAGGCCCTGTGGTGATCGAGTTGAACTTTGAAAAACAGGTAGATTTTCAAAAAACTAAGGTGGCACAGTAAAGTCATGCATCTCATGCCATTTCGATGAGATTCACCTCATGCTACTTATATGAGAAACAACAGGGAatcttattaaaaatgaagactCACTTAAAGACTGACTGAAGAGATGATAGAGGGATTCTAGGCAAAGGAAACAGCACATGAGCAAAGGCTTAGCGAAAGGAAAATGCAAGATATGGTCAGGGACATGAATTTTTCAGCCTGGCCAGTATACAGGGTTTGCTTCCAAGAGAAGAGGGATGGACAAGGGTGCCAGGGCAGGTTAGTAGGCTAAGGTCTAGTGCTCTGGAAGCACAGTGCTAGCTGCagggtttctctcttttttttttttttcttttggccacgctgtgaggcttgtgggatcttagttccccgaccagggattgaacccgtgctctcggcagtgaaagtgccaagtccaaAGCACTAGACAGCCGGGGAATTCCCTAGCTGtggggtttctcaaccttggctctACTGACACTTGGGACTGGATAAGTCTTTGTTGTGAcatctgtcctgtgcattgcagaatgtttagcagtatccctgtcctctacccactagatgccagtaacactTGTCTCTCAAGTTGTAACAACaaaaactgtctccagacattgcccaaTATCCCTCGAGGGACAAAATCACCCTGAGTTGAGCACCACTGACTTGGGGTAATGGTTTAAATTCCTTGTTTGGTTGTTTGCTTCTCTTGGCTTCTGCATTAGACAGACTAAGGTAAGCGGCATTTAATACTGCTATGCATAGTGGCTTAACCAAATAAACTCTTATCCACTTTCAATTAAAAGAAACCCAGAGACAGGCCTTCCAGAGTTTGTATCATCACATTTCTTCAGTATTACCAGGGATCTGGaatctcttttcctcctttgtatACATGCTTGTCTCATGGTCCTAAAATGGTTGCTCCACCTCCTACATTGCACCTGCCTTCCAGAAAGGAGAAAGGCATGTGCCAATTGAGATggccccaccttttttttttacctaatatttatttaggctatgccaggtcttagttgcgacatgcgggatcttcgttgcagcttgggaactcttagctgcggcatgcatgtgggatctagttccctgatcagggatccaacctgggccccctgcattgggagcatggagttttagccactggaccaccagggaagtcccgagatggCCCCACCTTTTAAAGAGCTTTCCCATAAGCCCTACCCAACAATTTCTGCTTATATCTCATTGGCCTGCATCACATGGCCATCCCTAGTTGCaagagagtctgggaaatgtaatctttttttttttttaacatctttattggggtataattgctttacaatggtgtgttagtttctgctttataacaaagcgaatcagtcatacataaacatatgttcccatatgtcttccctcttgcgtctccctccctcccaccctccctattggGAAATGTAATCTTGTTAGCTGGGCACACTGCCTTCCTAGACAAAATGAGGGTTCTGCAGTAAGGGAAAAGGGGAGAATGGCATTGAGAGGTCAACTGTCGGTCTCTGCCACTGCTCCTAACCTTGACCTCTCACCAGGAAGCTTCCAGAAGGAGGCAGACAAACTTCCTAAGCAGCAATGAAATTTGCCTCTGTAAATTTCTCCTCTAAGAGGGGGCTCTTTATCTCTGCCTGCTGGTAGATTGTTTAAACCAGGATCAAGTTTTTATTCCATCTTCCTGGAAGTAGATTAACTCAAATCACACATCAAGCAGTTGAGAAACAAGATTTTCAGGAGGGATACGTCTATATtcctctccagcccccagcccccagtcgCCTGGTACCCACACAAGGCCAGTGCGgtagcctgtcatccacatggcaaGAATTCCATCACATACACGCTGGCTGCCGAGACTAAAATGCCCCATTAGGCATCGTTCCTTTGGGCCAGGCATTACTCTCCTTAGGTACCTCATAAAATGCCAATCCCCTCTGCCAGAGATAAAGATGATTCAATCTTTCTCACCTTAGTGTTGGTCTTAGTTCACCTGACTATCCTTTGCCCCCCTTGGAATTCCTGAGCAGCTTGGGGGCACTGAATCCTGTGAGGGAGAAGGAGGCCAGGGCAGCACATTGAGCCGGCCTGTCTGTCCTGAAGAGAAGTGGGGTCCCCAGCTGGCTCTGCTCCTTCACTGTGAAGCCACAGCTGCAGCTGGGACATTGGCTGGCGGTATGAATAAACACTGCTGGGAAGTCTGGGTCCAGCAGATGGCAACCCCATGACCTTTGAGTTGAATttgcctccctttctctccccacccatACTTCTCAACCTGAAGACAAAAATTCTGGCTTTCCTGTCATTTGTTTTGACACTAACTTGGGGAAGAACACTGCGAGTAGGAGATAAACAGTGAGACGGCAGGTGGGGAAACAAACATTCCCCAGGAACCCCCACGTCAAACTGATAGATAGCGATGTGCCCATTTCTTGCTGCACagagccttcccctcacctgggCTTTCCACGGAGACATCGTTAACCTAGATCAGAGTGACAAACTGGCAGACCTCTGCAGGGCCACCCTCAGACCCGAGCAAAAGAGGCCCCTGCTCTGGACTCCCCACATTACAGGGACTCCCCTCCCCCTGCGACGCCCTTCTCATGGGGCCAGTAGTCCTGAGGACCAAGGGGACATGCCTACCCAGAGCCCTCTGTTCTCTTTAGACCAAGCTCCGTATACCCAGCAGATCGGAATCCCCTGTCCGTGCCCCTGAGCTGGCTTCCAGCAGCTGTAGTCCTCTTCCCTGGATAACCCTTTGCCAGAGTAGATCAGACACTGGTAGGTGCACCCCTGGGCCTGACGGGGTGGCCCAGGGATGGTGCTGTGGGGGAGGAGTGTGGATGGACCAGTTTTGTAAGCTGGTATGTCCACCAACATGCACGTGAGGCCGCTGAGGAGAAGCCGGGGGAGAGACGAGAAGAGAATAGGCTGCAGTCTGGGGGCTGtttctccctgtgcttcctgtgcTGCCCACGGCAGCAGGGGATAGAACCGAGGGGCGGCTGTCTGCTTTAGGCAGGTAAGCACTCACTCCTCGGTTTGCCACACTCCCTGCCACTCCCAACTGTCCTGCTCCCGGTGAGTTTCATGTATTTATAGTCCCTGCCTGGGCCCTGGAGGCATTTGTGTGTCACTGGTCCACCAGCCTGAGGGAACTATCCCTGTCATGGGTAGGAGGCTGGGACAGAACCTGGATGGTGCGACATCCGTGGTCAAGGTTCTGGAAGTGCACACCTATCTGCAGCTGCCCCTCCAATTTCCCTGTGTGGCAACGAAGTCAGCTTTGGCGCTCACCCTAGACTTCTATAGCCTCTGTCAGACTGATCAGAAAGGAGAAGTGGAACTGCCCCAGGTCATTAGAAAGTAGAGAATGAAAGGGGAAGAGAAGTCCTTCCGAGAGATGCGAGCCGCACATGTGAGCTCTGCGTTTCTGGTTCTGGCTCTGAATGTCATCTGAAGATGCTCAGTACTGGTCATGTGCCTTCTGCGGGGGTTTCTGGGGGGAAATCACAGCACTAGagcagggtggggggagaaacATCTCTGATTGGAAGGAGGCCCATGAGAGGCCTGGTGCAGGTAGAACTAGCTGGAAAGTTCCGCTTCCTaagactaagaaagaaaaatgaattctaTTCAACGCAGGCCACATCTGAAGTGACCATAGGCTTCTTTGCTTTGCCTGTCACAACAGGGGTGGGAAGGAGCTACCCTGAGCATCAGCTACCAGGAACCAAGCCCTAAGGAAACTGATGAGAGAGAACCTCCTTGCTGTAGCCCCTCATCACACACCCAAGTCTACACCGAGTCCGTGCACTGGAAGGGGAGCCTCATTTACCAAGTTTTGTTGGGAGACGAAAGGTTAAAATGCAGGATTCTGCACGGGAAGCAATGCTGATCCTTGGGGAAGGTCTTCTGGCCTGTCTCCCACAGGGCTCTGAGCCCACTTCCCGTACTCTGGGCATCCACAGGCACTGGCTTCAGGGGTGGGCAGCCCAACGATGGCAGTGTGCCTTCAGAGGCTCGTGGGCTGGACTCCTCCCATAGTTAGGCTGCAAGGAAGTCAGATGCCCACGTGCTAGCACACAGCTTTTCCAGGCCTCTGCAGAGGTTAGTAATCACACTAGCACAACATCGGCATAATCCCAGGGGTTAGGAGACACTTGGGCAGGGGAGGTCTAGAGCCTTGCCTCAAGCCAACCAGAGCTGTTGGTGGGCAGGCTGAGGAGGTGCCGGCGCAGCGGAGCCGGCctgttcctctctttctcctgtGCTCACCAAGACGGCCACCAGCAGGGGGTCCGCAGGCAGTGGTAGTCCCACTGAAGGACCAAGGGGTGAGATGGGGAGGCTGCTGAAGGGGCTGCATCCGACACCTTCCGTGGCGATCCCTGTTGCTTTGGGCCCCAGCTGGCTCGGCAGGGGCCATGTGTGTGGGAAGGCCCTGCCACGGCTCTTGGGGAGTGGTGTGGGTAAGGCCAGCGGGCACTTAGCCTGGGGATGTCTGAGGAGCAGTTGGACATCAGAGCAGGGGAAGCAGAGCACACTGGTTTCAGCTCTGCCAGCCCTTGTGGATTTGAAGCCCTGAAGATAGCCCTGTGTTATCTGAGCCACTGCTGCCCTCAGACCGTGCTCACAATGGCAGCCTGTGGAGACGGCAAAGTCGTGTGTGCTTTATCACAGCTTCCCAGGGGAGGTGGAGTCCTCAGCAGGACACGCAGCGCCTGTGTCTCTGAACCACATGTTGCCCCACGAGAGCATGAGGAAAGCCCTCGCCTTCACGTGAGGTGCTCCTTGTGCTGCTGGAGTTCCTTGCgtggggcctggcacacagcatcCTCCAGCGCTGGCCGTCTGGCCGGGGCTGAGTCAGTGTAGTCGTGGGAGATGAGAGTACCAACTCGAATGACCATCCCACTCCACAGCATCTGGCGCTGGTCCTTCTCTTGTCTAAAGAAGGACCCTAGAAACGTCTAGACAATCTAGAAAGCATGATGCAATGAGGAATGGAAAGTGAGAGGTCACAGTGAGATGATTTGGGGAGGAAAATCAAGAAGATGCCTAGAAGGAGAATTGAAGATTCTTTGAGAAAACCCAGCTTCCCAAGTAGATTAACAAGCCGTGGAAAAGAAGCAATATTAGCTGAATCTCCGGAGCTTTAAGGGCTCCTGAGGCCAAGAACCAATAACGACCCCAACCCCACAGAACTTAAGGTTTCAAGCCCTGGCCAGACTGGTTTCTTTTAAgacatttatttagaaaaataacccTTCCCTACCCCTCCTCCCTCTGTGCCATGGGACTTGGGCGTTATGCTTGACATAGCTCTGGATCCGGCCTCCCACCCACGTGAAGGTCCAGCCCACGCTGCCGGGCGGTTGGCCACGCTTCGGGAGGCCGTTCACACGTCCAGCAGCTGCGTCCTGTGTTCCATCCCGGTCCAGGCCTCCGCCTCCGGGTCTCCGGGTCGAGAGAGGGCGCTGAGGGACGAGGGCCGCTGGCCACAGTCTGCGTGCCCCTCCCGAGGCCTGGGAGCAGCCGGGGCTGGGGGCTCCGCTCTCTCCCGCCCTCGGGGAGCTCAGGGCTGGAAGCGCGGGGAGCTGACGTGAGGCTGGTGGAAGGCGTGGGCGCTGTACACCACCTCGGGGGGCGAGGGCGCGCCGGGGGCCAGCACGGAGCACAGGGGCTCGTGGCTGCTCAGCACCGACGTGAAGTACTTCACCTCCTCCGTGAGCTGTTTGATCTCCTTCCGCAGCGCTGCATTCTGTTTCTCCAGGTCTTCACTCTCCTGCGAGCGGAAAGGATGGGCGTTGCAGGTTAATGTCAGCGCTCTGCAAGAttgcgggggcggggcgggggggcgttGTGAAGCGGGAGTCTGCGTTAGATTTTCACTAGCACAGCCATGGAGAAGGGCATCGGTGATTTTTTTCTGCACATGCGAGTGTGCacgtgtgcatatatatttgtatgtgtccTGTGTGTGGATGGGTGCATCTATAGCACACGTATATTTGtgcatgtatatgcatagcttttagcttgaaccatatgaaattgctacTTGTCTGTTTTGACCTATAAGAATGGCGGTTTCATATGGTCCCAACTAAGAGACGTGTGTGTGAAGGCATGCGTGAATTTGCATGTGTGCTCCTttgtgtgcacgtgcacatgcATAGATCTCTGTGAGTGTGTACGAGGGTTGAGAGCGGCAAGTATATGTCGAGGGAAACCGGCTGGGAGGCTAGATCCCAGCAAAAATCAAAAAGAGTTTGTGAGACCGTCTTAAactaatttcagtcttttcctcTCTATGTTATACGGTGTCTTCTCCTAACGTTACCATTTGCATTTAGTCTTACAAATGGAGTCCACGGTTAATTGTCTACTTCACCCAGATTCTAGAATGTTTAGGGTATTTCTAAATAGTAAATAGTCAAACTCCAGCACAGCGTTCGATTCCACACCATTCTGCTCTTCCAGCAGCTTGTTCTGTAGTACTCTGGGTGTGTCCCAAGCACCTGTGCTTCCTTTTTTCCAGAACCACCTTTCCCCTGTTGCTTAAGGGAACCATCAGATAACATGCTAATCAGAAAAACTCAGGGTAAAGAGTGCTAATTACTGATCACATCATTAATTAATCAACAATGACACCCTGGTAATTAGCATTTACTGGAACACGATCCCACCTTCAGAAAACCCAGGGGAATTTCATTTCCAATGTGATTTTAAGGTTCACATTCCTTGACTCAAATAGACCTTCTGGGCTAATCATTGGTAcccacagaggaaggaaaaatagcACTGGAGATGCAAATAAATTACATTTCAGTTCAAAAAGCGACCTAATATTTGGAGTCCAgatcttatttttctagttctgtttcACTTAGGTTAGTATTTTCCAAACTTGCTGTATCATTAGAATTAATCTGAGGGCCTGATAAAAATATAGTTCCAGGCCCTTCCTCAAATCTAAAGATTTGAACTCAGTGGGTTTGGGATTTTCTGTGAATTCTGGGAATCTGAAGTTTTAACAAGTGCCCCAGATTATTCTGATGATCAGGCAAGTTTGAAAACAATAGATATTAATGTTAAATAtggtaataaatttattttaattattcaagCACTTATTAAGTGCCTGGCCTAGAGTATGAACTCAAGTGTTTGTCGATTGGCTGCCTGATGACATCAACGGCTGGACCAGAAGTTGACTCAGAATTACAGTGGGGAGTGAGCAGATGTGAGATAACTTGACATTTAAAATTTGCCTTCGATAATCCATCAGGAGCATGAGCTACAGGTTAATGAGAGCTAGTTACACTGCCAATTGCCCTAACCCATGCACCTGGGGGTTCTTTTTAAGTGGTAGAGGAGAATGTGGCCTTATCCATCAAGCCAGATTCCATCCGTTTGTACAGAACAAGTGTGAGCGTGCTCAGCCTCACCCTGGCATTTCCTGTATGTGGCACTGAGCTAGAAAATGTGCCTAGGTCGGTACAGAGAAACcccccatctctaaaatggggtgGGGGAGTTGGGATACCAACAGCCATGATGATAGAGTTAGGGGCATGGGCTGCCGCTTCTGCGGGGTGTGACCGGCTCATTCATCTTACCATTTGGTTGTTTCCGGGCACATCCCAGAGAGAGGGCATCCCCTCTTTACCAAAAGGTAAGATAAAGCAACACATgagacggggggggggggtgttggtAAGACGGGAACTGGGGGCCGGGAGTCCTGGCCCCTTCCTCTAGCCCTTTTCCTCACCCCCTCTGAGAGTTTCCACTGGTGACAACATTTACTGTAAGTTCTGTGCTCCAAAGAGCCTGGGCAAACCCCGAGgc encodes:
- the BATF gene encoding basic leucine zipper transcriptional factor ATF-like, translating into MPHSSDSSDSSFSRSPPPSKQDSSDDVRKVQRREKNRIAAQKSRQRQTQKADTLHLESEDLEKQNAALRKEIKQLTEEVKYFTSVLSSHEPLCSVLAPGAPSPPEVVYSAHAFHQPHVSSPRFQP